The segment CCGCCAAGCCCGCCACGGCGCCGGCGGCGCAGCCCGTCGCGAAACCGGCGCCCGCCACGAAAACGCAGATTCCCGCCGCCCACGCTTTCACGTTCATGTAACCGGCCGCCCAGCTCCACCGATGATCTCTCTTCGCAACGTCAATCGCGTCTATCCCCTCAAAGGCGGCCCGTTCTACGCCCTTCGCGACATCAACCTCGATATTCAGGAAGGCGATTTCCTTTCCATCATGGGCCCGTCGGGTTCGGGCAAGTCGACGCTGCTCCACATCCTCGGACTTCACGACAGCGCTTGGGACGGCGAGTATTACCTGCTCGGCGAACCCGTCCACAAGCTGGACAAGAAAAAGCGCTTTGACCTGCAGAAGAAACACATCGGGTTCGTGTTTCAGAGCTACCATCTCCTCGACGATCTCACCGTCTACGAAAACCTCGAGATCCCGCTGTCCTATCGCGACACGCCGAAGAAGGACCGCGACAGCATCGTCTGCGATGCGCTCGATCGCTTCCACATCGTCGGCAAGAAAGACCTGTATCCGAACCAGCTTTCCGGCGGACAACAGCAGCTCGTCGGCGTCGCCCGCGCGCTGGTCGCCAAGCCGGCGCTGATCCTCGCCGACGAGCCGACGGGCAATCTCCACTCCGACCAGGGCCGCGAAATCATGCAGCTGTTCAAGAAGCTCAACCAGGAGAACGGCGTCACCATCGTCCAGGTCACGCATTCGGTGGAAAACGCTTCCTACGGCAGCCGGGTCGTGCGGCTCGCCGACGGCATGATCGTGAAGTGACGCCACCGCCGCTCGCCTCCTCCACCTCCTTTGAATGACCGGGGATCCGGCGCCACGACGGCAGCCGCGATCCCGCCAGACCTTTTGCCTCCAACTCCTCCGTTCCAATGACGTTTCGCCTCCGGCTCCTCCTGCCTCTTCTTGCTGTGCTGCTCGCCGCGACCGGTGCTCGCGCCGAGATCAAGCTCACGCTCGATGAGGCCATCCGGCTCGCGCTGGAGAAAAATCCACAGATCAAGGTGGACGCCTACGATCGCCCGATCGCGCGCGCCGATTGGTTGGCCGAGCTTGGCCGCTTCGATCCGGCGCTGACCTTCCGCCGCAGCTATTCCGAGAGCAACACGCCGTCCTACGGACCCGCGACGTTGAGCGATCTTTACCAGAGCGACGAATACAGCCTCGGACTTGAAGGCACCACGCCCTGGGGCCTGAGCTACCGGATCGGCGGCACGGCCAGCAACGAGCGCCGCGCAATCGATCCCGACGCGTTCGCCACGTTCGGCGGCATTCAGGTCACGCAGCCCTTGCTCCGCGGCTTCGGTTTTGGCGCGAATCTTCGCGGCGTGCGGATCGCGCGCGCCAACCGCGGGATCGCCGATTGGACGTTCCGCCAGAGCGCCATCGACACCGTCACCGCGGTGATCGGAGCCTACAGCGACGTGTCGTATGCGCAGAACCTCCTGCGGATCACCCGCCGCTCACGCGAATTGTCCTCCGGGCTGGTCGCGGAAAACGAGCGTCGGTTCAAGGTCGGCAGCATGTCGGAGAACGACGTCGTCCAGGCTCGGGCCCGCAGCGCCGCGCGCGACCAGGCGATCCTTTACGCCGAGCAGGCCGTGCGCGACAGCGTGAACCGGCTCCGCCAGCTGATCGGCGAGACCGAGTTTCCCATCGAGCCGGAGAACATCGTCGTCGAGCCGCCGGAGATCGTCGACGAACCCACCATCTCGCTGCAGGAGGACCTGAAGATCGCGTTCGAAAAGCGGCCCGACTATCAGGCGGCGCGGCTCGGGGTGGACATTTACCGCGTCAATCACGTCTACGCGCGCAACCAGTTGCTGCCGCAGCTGGATTTCGTGGGCAGCTACGGTTACCGCGGATTGGATACCGACTTTGGTGTCAGCCGTCGGATGGTGCGCGATCGGGAAAATCGCGCCTACTCGGCCGGCGTCGTGGTCAGCGTGCCGCTCACGTTCACCGAAGGCCGCGGGCGATTGCGCTCGGCCCGGCTGAAGCTGCGGCAGAGCGAAGCCGATCTCGATCGGCTCGAACAGGACATCGCCGTCTCGGTCGCCAGCGCGGCCGGCCAGATCGACACGGCGCGCCGTCGCGTCGCCGCCAATCGCGCCGCGTACGAGCTCGCGAAGCAGGCGCTCGACGACGAGCTGAAGAAGCTCCGCGCCGGCACCAGCAGCACGTTCTTCGTGCTCAATATCCAGGAGCAACTCGCCGCGGTGGAGAGCAATCTCTACCAGTCGCTCGCCGATCAGCGCCGGGCACACGCGAACTACGATCGCGCGATTGGCCGCACGCTCGACGTGCACCACGTCACGCTCGCGAAGGAATAACTCACCGGCACTCTCGCGGAGGACGGCGAAAAAGGTGCAGCGCGTTGCCCTCAACGCGCTTTGTGGCGGAAGCGGTTGGGCCTGCGCCGAACGTGCTGAGGCTCCGCGCCGCCGGGGCGCGGTCTTGCTGCGCCCCACTGCGGCCGAGGACGGCCGCGCTCTCACGCAAGCGTGCTCGGCGGCCACCCCCCGGATCGTCGGTGCGACGCCGTCGCATCAGGAATCAATCGGTATACCTTGCCACCGACCGGACTGAACGCGTTCGCCGCTTGAGCCGATCGCGAAACCGTCCAGCATCCGATCCCGCGACGAACCCGCCCTACCCCGATGCGCCGTTTCCCCTTCATCCGTGTGATCGCGTGCGCGATCCTGTTGACCAGTTGGCTCAGCCCCGTCTTCGCCGCTCCGCCAGCGGGCGCGAAGTTGCCGATCCCGGTCGTATTCCACACCGATATCGGCACCGACATTGACGACACCTGGGCCCTCGCCCAGCTGCTGCGCTCGCCCGAGCTCGACTTGAAGCTCGTGCTCGTCGACACGAACGACACGCGTTATCGCGCGAAAGTCGCCGCGCGGTTGCTCGAGATCGCCGGTCGCACGGACGTGCCGATCGGCCTCGGCGTGGCGAGCCCCATGCGCGAGCAGGAGCAGAACCAGCTGCCATGGGTGCGTGACTACGATCTCACGGCCTATCGCGGCCGCGTACTCGACGACGGCGTGGGCGCACTGATCGAGCTCGTGATGAACTCGCCGGAGCCGGTGAGCGTTGTCTCGGTGGGCGCGGTGCCGGCACTCGCTCGCGCCATTGAGCGTGAGCCGAAACTTGCGTCGCGCGCGCGGTTCGTCGGCATGCACGGCAGCGTCGACATCGGCTACGGCGGCGGCCCCGTGGTGGCCGAGGCCAACGTGAAGGTGGATCCGGCGGCGCTGCGGGCCGTGCTCGCGGCCCCGTGGCAGGACGTGCTGCTGACGCCGCTCGACACGTGCGGCAACGTCGATCTCGACGGCGCCAACTACCACGCGGTCTGGTGCGCCACCGCGGATCCCCTCCTCCGCGCCGTGATCGAAGGCTACTGCGTGTTCGCGCCGCGCGTGACGTGGATGAAGTGCGACTTCTTCACCCAGCGGTCGACCACGCTCTTCGACTGCGTGGCGGTGTACCTCGCCTACTCCGAGGATTTGGTCGAAACCGAAACCGTGCGGATCAAGGTCACGGACGACGGCTTCACCGTACGCGATCCGGCCGGCCCGAGCGCGCGCGTCGCGCTGCGTTGGAAGGACCACGCCGGGTTCGAGTCACATCTCGCCCACCGGCTGTTGCAGCAACGGTGAACCCAACAGCCACCTCAACGAGGTGGCCTACATCACGCCGTCCATCAGCTGGTCGTTGTTGTAGGCCAGGCCGGTGGCCTGGCGGGGATGCCCCCTGCCATCTCGGACGCGCTCAGATGGGAGCATTCGCTGGTCGCGAGGCATTTTGGAGCCGCGGCGCCCTCGCCGCGGCAGATCCGATCGCGCCCTCAGCCGGCTGAGTCGCACGGGCGCATCATTCGGAATTTTCCGTTTACATCGCGAAGGCCGCTCGTAGGTTGGCCGCTCCTGTCGCCCGGGTGGCGGAATTGGCAGACGCAGTAGACTCAAAATCTACCGCCGCAAGGCTTGCGGGTTCGACCCCCGCCCCGGGCACCATCCTTCGCTCCTACGGAGCTACGGATGGCAGGCCATCCGTCCGACAGCGATGGCTTTTCGTGGCCGACTAACCGTCCGAGAGCGAAGGATGCCCTCCGTAGGCTCGGCGGAGGAGGGCCGCACGAGCGACCTGTGGAATAGCGCGCGAAAAAGGCGCGCAAGTCCTAAACGAACCGAGCGCATCATGATCCAGCTTTTGCGCTTTTTGCGCGTCTTTGCGGCTATAACTTTCCGTGCTCCGGGCTCACCGCTGCTGGCGAATCGCCTCGACGTTCGCTGGGGTCACCGGCGTCCCACGGTTGCCGAAGACCTCGCGCACATACGAAAGCAGATCCGCCACCTGCTGGTTGCCCAGTACCGCGAAGGACGGCATCACGTTGCCATATTTCGGCCGGTCCGGCGGCAGCACTTCCGCCGGCCCGTGCAGCACGACCGCGA is part of the Opitutus terrae PB90-1 genome and harbors:
- a CDS encoding TolC family protein, which gives rise to MTFRLRLLLPLLAVLLAATGARAEIKLTLDEAIRLALEKNPQIKVDAYDRPIARADWLAELGRFDPALTFRRSYSESNTPSYGPATLSDLYQSDEYSLGLEGTTPWGLSYRIGGTASNERRAIDPDAFATFGGIQVTQPLLRGFGFGANLRGVRIARANRGIADWTFRQSAIDTVTAVIGAYSDVSYAQNLLRITRRSRELSSGLVAENERRFKVGSMSENDVVQARARSAARDQAILYAEQAVRDSVNRLRQLIGETEFPIEPENIVVEPPEIVDEPTISLQEDLKIAFEKRPDYQAARLGVDIYRVNHVYARNQLLPQLDFVGSYGYRGLDTDFGVSRRMVRDRENRAYSAGVVVSVPLTFTEGRGRLRSARLKLRQSEADLDRLEQDIAVSVASAAGQIDTARRRVAANRAAYELAKQALDDELKKLRAGTSSTFFVLNIQEQLAAVESNLYQSLADQRRAHANYDRAIGRTLDVHHVTLAKE
- a CDS encoding ABC transporter ATP-binding protein, translated to MISLRNVNRVYPLKGGPFYALRDINLDIQEGDFLSIMGPSGSGKSTLLHILGLHDSAWDGEYYLLGEPVHKLDKKKRFDLQKKHIGFVFQSYHLLDDLTVYENLEIPLSYRDTPKKDRDSIVCDALDRFHIVGKKDLYPNQLSGGQQQLVGVARALVAKPALILADEPTGNLHSDQGREIMQLFKKLNQENGVTIVQVTHSVENASYGSRVVRLADGMIVK
- a CDS encoding nucleoside hydrolase, coding for MRRFPFIRVIACAILLTSWLSPVFAAPPAGAKLPIPVVFHTDIGTDIDDTWALAQLLRSPELDLKLVLVDTNDTRYRAKVAARLLEIAGRTDVPIGLGVASPMREQEQNQLPWVRDYDLTAYRGRVLDDGVGALIELVMNSPEPVSVVSVGAVPALARAIEREPKLASRARFVGMHGSVDIGYGGGPVVAEANVKVDPAALRAVLAAPWQDVLLTPLDTCGNVDLDGANYHAVWCATADPLLRAVIEGYCVFAPRVTWMKCDFFTQRSTTLFDCVAVYLAYSEDLVETETVRIKVTDDGFTVRDPAGPSARVALRWKDHAGFESHLAHRLLQQR